The following are from one region of the Paraglaciecola sp. L1A13 genome:
- a CDS encoding sodium:solute symporter, with the protein MNTLDFLIVALYLVALLVMGFMLREQTNKSDYFLGGKSLGWKPLALSVMATQLSAISFISAPAFVGLREGGGLQWLSYELGVPLAMLLVLSTILPKLYRAGIVSIYDYLETRFGRSTRVLISIVFQFSRAFATGIMIYAVSLILQGTMGIEAWQAILLTGVITVLYSLQGGMKAVVYGDAIQMIIIVLGTIACIGYGLYYLGGVDTFLANVDPNRLQAIKFDSYGFSGDGFGFWPMIFGGVVLYASYYGCDQTQAQRALSAKDPKNLRYMILANGVIRFPITILYCLSGLIVGTLAMSEPSFMAKIPADNPDWMMPMFILDYLPHGLIGLLVVAILAAAMSSLSSAINSLSAVTIEDYCRITNKEVSQESYLKLAKYMGLGWGAVTLILSLYAGNIAPTIIEAINKVGSLFYGPILAVFLLAVLTKSTSSLHVNIGLVSGVLFNLLISFIAPEIFWFWWNFIGFVVTVMMAVLMSKIKPFTYQPNDEELAAAPVSLSILTVKDVVILLSMFGAMIAFCLYIPTAFV; encoded by the coding sequence ATGAATACACTAGATTTTTTAATTGTTGCATTGTATTTGGTGGCGCTTTTAGTCATGGGATTTATGCTGCGTGAACAGACAAATAAAAGTGACTATTTTTTGGGTGGGAAAAGTCTAGGATGGAAGCCCTTGGCGTTGTCGGTCATGGCTACTCAGCTTTCTGCTATTAGTTTTATTTCTGCCCCCGCTTTTGTAGGGTTGCGTGAAGGTGGTGGCTTGCAGTGGCTTTCCTACGAATTAGGGGTGCCGTTAGCTATGCTGCTGGTGTTATCTACTATTTTACCTAAGTTATACCGCGCAGGGATCGTCAGTATTTATGATTACCTTGAAACCCGTTTTGGCCGTTCTACGCGGGTATTGATCAGTATTGTTTTTCAATTTAGTCGGGCGTTTGCGACCGGCATTATGATTTATGCGGTATCCCTTATTCTGCAAGGCACCATGGGTATCGAAGCATGGCAAGCTATCTTGTTAACCGGTGTGATAACCGTACTTTATTCACTGCAAGGCGGCATGAAGGCGGTCGTCTATGGCGATGCCATTCAGATGATTATCATTGTATTAGGTACAATCGCCTGTATTGGGTACGGTCTTTACTACCTAGGTGGCGTTGACACATTCCTAGCTAATGTAGATCCGAACCGCTTGCAAGCGATTAAGTTTGACTCATACGGCTTTAGCGGTGACGGCTTTGGCTTTTGGCCAATGATTTTTGGTGGCGTAGTATTGTATGCGTCATATTATGGTTGCGACCAAACTCAGGCGCAACGAGCACTATCTGCAAAAGATCCAAAAAACCTACGGTATATGATTTTAGCTAACGGAGTTATTCGTTTCCCCATTACTATTTTGTACTGCTTATCCGGTTTAATTGTAGGCACGCTAGCCATGTCAGAGCCAAGCTTTATGGCAAAAATCCCAGCAGATAATCCTGATTGGATGATGCCCATGTTCATCCTTGACTACTTACCTCATGGCTTAATTGGCTTATTGGTTGTGGCTATTTTGGCTGCTGCTATGTCGTCATTAAGCTCTGCAATCAACTCTCTGTCTGCGGTGACCATCGAAGACTACTGCCGCATTACCAACAAAGAAGTGAGCCAAGAAAGTTATTTGAAATTGGCAAAATATATGGGCCTGGGCTGGGGGGCTGTCACTCTAATATTGTCGCTGTATGCAGGCAATATTGCGCCAACCATTATTGAAGCTATCAATAAAGTCGGCTCATTGTTTTATGGACCAATCCTAGCGGTCTTCTTGCTTGCAGTGCTAACGAAAAGCACATCAAGCCTGCACGTCAATATTGGGTTAGTCAGCGGTGTTTTGTTTAACTTATTAATATCGTTTATCGCTCCCGAGATCTTCTGGTTTTGGTGGAACTTCATTGGTTTTGTTGTGACGGTTATGATGGCAGTGCTAATGAGTAAAATTAAGCCCTTCACTTATCAACCTAACGATGAGGAATTGGCCGCGGCGCCTGTCTCTTTGTCCATTCTTACCGTTAAGGATGTGGTGATATTGCTTAGCATGTTCGGTGCGATGATTGCTTTCTGTTTGTATATTCCAACGGCGTTTGTTTAA
- a CDS encoding glycerate kinase, with protein MKYQAFLRDLFDIAVAACQPSACMAQQLSKLDTSNGICVVGAGKAAAEMAAEVHKTLGDKCYGAVVTRYGYESAGDTGKIEVLTANHPTPDDNSLLAGTKLLELVKNTPATTPILFLISGGGSSLMCLPDDDVPFADKQQLNQFLLRSGASIDEINTVRKQLSKVKGGRLAEAAKSRHVTLMISDVVGDNAADIASGPTIADPSTKAQALAILQKYNWSPVGSIANYLAKPEAAPKHTAPSEYHIVANAQHAIDAAISVAQQQGWQTQVLGYDIQGEARDVAKIHAKQALACKANGQRMMLFSGGELTVTVGKEYGDGGPNQEYLMALALELDGAKGISALACDTDGVDGSKDVAGAYIDETTLPRALSAGVSASELLATHNSHKFFGAINDLVITGPTNTNVNDFRAIIIE; from the coding sequence ATGAAATATCAGGCTTTTTTACGTGATTTATTTGATATCGCTGTGGCTGCTTGTCAGCCTAGTGCTTGTATGGCCCAGCAGTTAAGTAAGCTAGATACCAGCAATGGCATATGTGTGGTCGGGGCGGGTAAAGCGGCTGCTGAAATGGCTGCTGAGGTACATAAAACCTTGGGTGATAAATGCTACGGCGCTGTCGTAACCCGCTACGGGTACGAAAGCGCAGGGGATACCGGCAAAATAGAGGTGCTGACGGCGAACCACCCTACGCCAGATGACAACAGTTTACTCGCCGGTACAAAACTACTGGAGTTGGTGAAAAATACGCCAGCAACGACACCTATTTTATTTTTAATTTCAGGTGGTGGCTCATCACTTATGTGCTTACCCGATGACGATGTGCCGTTTGCTGACAAGCAGCAGCTCAATCAGTTTCTACTCAGAAGCGGCGCCAGTATCGATGAAATTAATACCGTGCGTAAACAGTTGTCGAAGGTGAAAGGCGGCAGATTGGCTGAGGCCGCTAAATCAAGGCACGTGACCTTGATGATTTCTGATGTGGTGGGGGACAACGCCGCTGATATCGCCTCTGGACCAACCATTGCTGATCCCTCAACCAAGGCTCAGGCGTTGGCTATTTTGCAAAAGTACAATTGGTCTCCTGTGGGCAGTATTGCTAATTACTTGGCAAAGCCTGAAGCTGCGCCAAAGCACACTGCCCCAAGTGAATATCATATTGTGGCGAACGCACAGCATGCGATTGATGCCGCCATTAGCGTTGCCCAGCAGCAAGGGTGGCAAACCCAAGTATTAGGTTATGACATTCAAGGTGAAGCCAGAGATGTTGCTAAGATACACGCTAAACAAGCCTTGGCGTGCAAGGCCAACGGTCAGCGCATGATGTTGTTCTCAGGGGGCGAGCTAACGGTAACGGTGGGCAAAGAATACGGTGACGGTGGGCCTAATCAAGAATATTTAATGGCATTAGCCCTTGAGCTAGATGGCGCGAAAGGGATCTCTGCGCTGGCTTGTGATACCGATGGCGTGGATGGTAGCAAAGATGTCGCGGGAGCTTATATTGATGAAACCACATTGCCTCGAGCGTTATCAGCAGGTGTGAGCGCAAGCGAACTATTGGCTACTCACAATAGTCATAAGTTCTTTGGCGCTATAAATGACTTAGTTATCACTGGCCCAACGAATACTAATGTTAATGATTTCAGAGCAATTATTATTGAATAG
- a CDS encoding ROK family transcriptional regulator: MFSIDNSQYLRSGFTLGKGNKLFQDIERDIIKIVFWERRVTQSQLVSATKIPQQTVSRLLKGLTQSKVLRQTEDMIPNPKGKPGFAIELNPDYAYTFGVSILLDAVGVAVMDFAGNVIATNMCEMDDMSIAHVLEAIDTLITELCETAKLDETRVLGIGVGISGFFSSMDGKMNTHHMLEEWAQVDIVEIISSHFTLPTWVVNDGTAGAAGEGVAGVGRQYKNFVYLFVSSAFGGGIVTNSEVLRGTYGNAGELGDMLPTKIYAHPNLELLKRILKKNGVNFSSIYNLNEEFDPNWPGVEEWIFKVQDSFDLVATCCSALLDAEAIILGGHIPKELAEMVIPRIDVYAQFRRGAKRPMPKIVVSGVEKFPVAIGAATIPLRELCL; encoded by the coding sequence ATGTTTTCAATCGACAACAGTCAATATTTACGTTCAGGGTTTACGTTAGGGAAAGGCAATAAGCTTTTTCAAGATATTGAGCGTGATATTATCAAGATTGTTTTCTGGGAACGACGCGTTACCCAAAGTCAGCTCGTATCTGCTACCAAAATTCCCCAGCAAACGGTGTCTCGCTTATTAAAAGGCCTCACCCAGTCTAAGGTGCTGCGTCAAACCGAAGATATGATCCCTAATCCTAAAGGCAAACCGGGTTTTGCTATCGAGTTGAATCCAGACTATGCCTATACCTTTGGCGTGTCGATATTGCTCGATGCTGTCGGTGTAGCGGTAATGGACTTTGCTGGTAATGTTATTGCCACGAATATGTGTGAAATGGACGACATGAGTATTGCTCATGTACTTGAAGCGATTGACACTTTGATAACTGAGCTGTGTGAAACGGCTAAATTAGACGAAACTCGAGTGCTGGGTATTGGCGTGGGTATTTCCGGTTTCTTTAGTTCAATGGATGGCAAGATGAACACCCACCATATGTTAGAGGAGTGGGCGCAAGTCGATATAGTCGAAATAATATCTAGCCATTTCACACTTCCGACTTGGGTGGTAAATGATGGTACCGCTGGCGCAGCGGGTGAGGGTGTTGCTGGGGTCGGTCGCCAGTATAAGAACTTTGTATATTTATTTGTTTCATCGGCATTTGGTGGCGGGATCGTTACCAATTCTGAGGTATTACGGGGTACTTATGGTAATGCTGGTGAGTTGGGCGATATGTTACCCACTAAAATATACGCTCATCCAAATTTAGAACTGCTAAAACGTATCTTGAAGAAAAACGGTGTGAATTTCAGCTCTATTTATAATTTGAACGAGGAGTTTGATCCCAACTGGCCTGGCGTCGAAGAATGGATATTCAAAGTGCAGGATTCTTTCGACTTGGTTGCCACCTGTTGCTCTGCCTTACTTGATGCCGAGGCAATTATACTTGGGGGGCATATTCCTAAAGAATTAGCCGAGATGGTGATACCGCGGATTGACGTATACGCTCAATTCAGGCGCGGGGCTAAGCGTCCTATGCCAAAAATAGTGGTGTCAGGCGTCGAGAAGTTTCCGGTTGCCATTGGTGCGGCCACGATACCACTGCGAGAACTTTGCTTGTAA
- a CDS encoding MBL fold metallo-hydrolase, which translates to MHTSLSLAKWLLTISLFTATQVFAQSPKTHQISELVTIAPAFEVIVLGDSGGIQDGNLSAFLLRAVSEANYVALDAGTLVNGINQSIKRGAFTDLALVDDKKWGKAGTILRRHVKAYLLSHAHLDHVNGMLVSSPEDSAKNIYALASVNNMIGETYFNGKAWANFSDRGIEPTLNKYHMVDLLPSKTTPIANTQLSVSAFSLSHPVESSAFVIEHNNDMFVYFGDTGADVVEQQGKLAKIWTYLAKQVKHKTLRGIIIETSFENERPHNLLFGHLTPELLMQELGNLGRKIGGNAPLKDLKVVISHIKYTLAKDTDPRAIIEQQLNEANEANDLGLTIIIPKQGQKLLF; encoded by the coding sequence ATGCACACTTCTTTATCATTAGCGAAATGGCTGTTAACCATTTCGCTTTTTACGGCGACTCAAGTTTTTGCCCAAAGCCCTAAAACTCACCAAATCTCTGAATTAGTAACCATAGCCCCCGCATTTGAAGTCATCGTACTGGGTGATAGCGGCGGTATACAGGATGGTAATTTAAGTGCCTTCTTGCTGCGCGCCGTAAGCGAAGCAAACTATGTAGCATTAGATGCTGGTACCTTGGTTAACGGTATAAATCAAAGCATTAAGCGTGGGGCATTCACTGATTTAGCTTTAGTGGATGATAAAAAATGGGGCAAGGCAGGAACAATATTACGACGCCATGTAAAAGCATATTTACTCAGCCATGCCCATCTCGACCACGTCAATGGCATGTTGGTTTCGTCACCTGAAGATAGCGCAAAAAATATCTACGCATTGGCTTCCGTTAATAACATGATTGGCGAGACCTACTTTAATGGCAAAGCGTGGGCCAATTTTAGTGACCGCGGTATTGAGCCCACACTGAATAAATATCATATGGTAGATTTACTTCCGAGCAAAACAACGCCTATTGCTAACACGCAACTTAGTGTCAGTGCATTTAGCCTTAGCCATCCAGTTGAATCCAGCGCATTTGTGATTGAGCATAACAACGATATGTTTGTGTACTTTGGTGACACCGGAGCTGATGTAGTCGAACAACAAGGCAAATTAGCAAAAATTTGGACGTATTTGGCCAAGCAGGTTAAACATAAAACCCTACGTGGCATCATCATTGAGACTTCATTTGAAAATGAGCGACCCCACAACTTACTATTCGGTCATTTGACCCCTGAACTTCTGATGCAAGAGCTCGGTAATTTAGGACGAAAAATCGGCGGCAATGCCCCCCTTAAAGATTTAAAGGTCGTTATCAGTCATATCAAATATACCCTCGCTAAAGATACCGACCCAAGAGCGATAATCGAGCAACAGCTCAATGAAGCCAATGAAGCCAATGACCTAGGACTAACGATTATTATTCCTAAACAAGGGCAAAAACTGCTGTTTTAA
- a CDS encoding heme biosynthesis HemY N-terminal domain-containing protein: MIRILMVFVALLIAVLIGSLIFDDKGYVFIDFAGYVMEMNVFSMAIMTILLIVGLLLFSWVIKKLIMIISGSKNWLGNWGSRKKKRAFTGGLIALAEQNYLEARKQLASIEQEDFDGLNLLAAAEAELQLQNPTGARENWRLATSYPKSAFAAKLCLVRDHLQNQQPGKALEILGELEDKQKRQKSVLILHAQALVQAGKWHELKDRLPSWKKALGEQYEHYMQLASQGNFAEIASKEGANQLKENWHSLPKSTRRDPALQAAYVKQLIDQGMHIDAEAALGEYNRNKPHPMLLPLYRELKLSHPTTALKQLEQWIKQDDMNIELLSTLGALAYNANDLSLAEKALSKAIKLGSRQQDILLLARIKESQQDSQQALALYKQSLAEPNELKKAN, translated from the coding sequence ATGATAAGAATACTAATGGTCTTTGTGGCCTTACTTATTGCAGTGCTTATTGGCTCATTAATATTCGATGATAAGGGCTACGTATTTATTGATTTCGCTGGTTATGTAATGGAAATGAACGTGTTTTCCATGGCAATCATGACCATCTTACTGATTGTCGGTTTATTGTTGTTCTCGTGGGTGATCAAAAAATTAATTATGATCATCTCAGGCTCAAAAAACTGGTTAGGTAACTGGGGCTCACGTAAGAAGAAACGCGCCTTCACAGGAGGCTTAATTGCCCTCGCCGAGCAAAACTATCTTGAAGCACGTAAGCAACTTGCCAGCATTGAGCAAGAAGACTTCGACGGTTTAAATTTATTGGCCGCAGCTGAGGCTGAATTACAGCTACAAAATCCCACAGGAGCGCGTGAAAACTGGCGCTTGGCGACGTCTTACCCTAAGTCGGCGTTTGCCGCCAAGTTATGCTTAGTGCGCGACCATTTACAAAACCAACAACCTGGTAAAGCCCTAGAAATATTAGGGGAGCTTGAAGACAAGCAAAAGCGCCAGAAGTCAGTATTAATCCTGCACGCACAAGCTTTGGTTCAAGCGGGAAAATGGCATGAGTTAAAAGACCGCCTGCCCTCTTGGAAAAAAGCCTTAGGGGAACAATACGAACATTATATGCAACTCGCTTCTCAAGGTAATTTCGCTGAAATTGCCAGCAAAGAAGGCGCAAATCAGTTAAAAGAGAATTGGCATTCATTGCCTAAATCAACCCGCCGAGATCCAGCCCTGCAAGCCGCCTATGTTAAGCAGTTAATCGATCAAGGAATGCATATTGATGCCGAAGCGGCATTGGGTGAGTATAATAGAAACAAACCCCATCCTATGTTACTACCTCTTTATAGAGAGCTTAAATTGTCTCACCCTACTACGGCCTTAAAACAGCTGGAGCAGTGGATCAAGCAAGACGATATGAACATAGAACTACTATCGACCTTGGGTGCACTCGCCTATAATGCTAATGATTTAAGTCTAGCCGAGAAAGCGTTAAGCAAAGCGATTAAGCTGGGCAGTCGTCAGCAAGATATTTTACTGTTGGCTAGAATCAAAGAGTCCCAACAAGACAGTCAGCAAGCCCTGGCCTTATACAAACAAAGCTTGGCTGAGCCAAACGAACTGAAAAAAGCAAACTAA